DNA from Halogeometricum sp. S1BR25-6:
CCGCGAACAGCACCGGCGGGAAGTATTCGAGTCCGGTTTCGATAGCGACGAACGACGTACCCCAAAAGCACGCGAGGGCGAGGAAGAGGAGGGCGTTCCGGTCGGCGGTGGAGGAGGAGGTTCGGAGCGACATCTGCGTAGTATATTCATTCGTCCGCGGGTAATTAAACCTGTCTACAAGAGTTCGTTAGAAAGCCGATTTTGGTGCAATCTTGTGTCCCAGGGACCCGTGGTAATTCGATACACGGGTCGCAGAGTTGCAGCGGCGCGTTACTCCGAGCGGAAGACGGAACATACAACCGCCGAGCGACGTATGGAGAGACAACTGGGCATGGACGAACGTGATATACGCCTGCTGAAGGCCATCTCGGACCTCGAAACCGGGAGTCCGGAACGACTCCACGAGGAGACGGACATCCCCGTCTCGACGATACACTACCGGCTGAACAACCTGCGCGACGCGGGTATCATCAAGAACGACCTGTACGACATCGACCTGGAGAAGGTGGGACTCGGCGTGACCGTACTGGTCGAGTTGCTCACCGACTACAGCGGTCCCCACCACACCTTCCAGGACAAGATTCTCGACGTGGAGGGCGTCACGCAGGCGTACTTCACGATGGGCGAAACGGACTTCATCGTCGTCGCCCACCTCTCGGGTCGGGAGATGGTCGAACGACTCATCACCGACTTCGAGCAGATAGACGAGGTGGAACGGACCAACTCCACGTTCGTCGTCTCGACGCTCCGCGACAGTTCGCGCGTCCTCCAGAACTACGAGTTGGAGACGCTCCTCGACGAACTGCTCGAAGACGAGTAAGCGCCGAGCGCCCCGTCCGAGAGACGAGATATTTCTTCACACGTTTAGACTATTCTCAAGAATTGATAATAAATCCAGCGGGTGCAAACTAGAGTTTAAGATGGTGTGGTGACAGGTGTTCAATATGTGGTCTCACACCACCAACCCATCCGGCGCGGAGACGACGACGGCGCGAATCGAGTGGCCGATGAACGACCACAGTGCGATGACGGTGCGCGTCGAGGCGTCCAACGAGGTGCGGCAACTGGTCGAGTACGAGAGCGAGGCCGTCCGGCGCACGTTGTCGAGGCTTCCGGCGGGCGCGACGGTACCCCTGAAGATGGAGTCGCTCGGGTCGCGCGGAAACGCGTGGCGCGTCACCGAACTCGTCGGCGTCGACCACACCCGGCGGAGGGTGACCTCGAATCGCGAGGACGTCCGCCGCGCCGACGAGGAACGCGGCGAACGCGAGCGACGCGTCAAAGTCTGACCGGAACGTCGGTACGGCGACTCGATTCGCCCCTCTTCTTCGCCGGACTCCTCCGTCGAGCGAACGGGACGGACCTACCCGGCGCCGTTCGCGGCGACGGATGCCGTCGCCGGTCGCCTAAACCACGTTCGAAACTTCCGAGAGCAAAAGTACCGAATATCGGGGATTCGATGGCTCTCTCCGGACCTTTCACCGGAAACGAGGTGTGCTACCGGGTCGCGCCGCTCGGCGGGTGTGGATTCCGAAGAGAATGTGAGCGGGCCGGGAGGGAGTTGAACCCCCGACCGTCTGATTAAGAGTCAGACGCTCTCCCTAACTGAGCTACCGGCCCGTGCAGTCGTTCGTTTCCGCGGGGAAACTAAAGGCCTTTCGTTTAAGTCCCTCGGTGGGAGAACGGCGCACGCCGGCCGACGGACGGAACGGGGGGTCGTCGGCGAACAAGTCGGTTCGCAGACGCTACTGCGGGAAACGAGTGCTGTTAAGTGTCGTCCGACCAGACGTGGTGACAATTATGAGTGCTGGGGTCACCATCTCCTCGATGTCCACCTACGCGATTCTGGGATGCGGGAGCGTCGGCCACGCCGTCGCCGAGGAACTCACCGAGGAGGGAAAAGACGTCCTCATTCTCGACAAGGACGAGAGCCGCGTCGAAGCCCTCCGCGACCAGGACCTGAACGCGCAGACGACCGACATCTCCGAACCCGAGGTGGCGGACGACGTCGGCGGCCGGGACGTGATTCTCATCCTCTCCTCGGACGTCGAGGCCAACAAGGCGGCGGTGTCGGCCATCCGAGAGCGCGGCGGCGAGCAGTTCATCGTCGTCCGCGCCTCCGACCCCGTCTCCGAGGACGAACTCGCCGAACTCGGCGCCGACGTGGTCATCAATCCCTCGGAGGTCATCGCCGACTCCGCGCTCCGCTCCTTGGAGTCGGGCGAGTTGGAGTACAAGGCCCGGCAGTTGGCCGACCTGCTGGAGTCGACGGAAGGGACGCTCGCCATCCTGACGCACGACAACCCGGACCCCGACTCCATCGCCAGCGCCGCCGCCCTGCAGGCCATCGCCGCCGAGTACGACGTGGAGGCCGACATCCTCTACGACGGCGAGATGGGCCACCAGGAGAACCGGGCGTTCGTCAACCTCCTCGGCATCGACCTGCTGCGACTGTCGGATGCGCCGGACCTCGCCTCCTACGGCGCGGTGGCCCTCGTCGACCACATGAAGTCGGGCGAACCCGATATCGGGACGGAGGTGGACGTGTTCATCGACCACTTCGAACCGAGCGAGGTCATCGACCCCGCGTTCATCGACGTCCGGCCGAACGTCTCCTCGACGTCGACCATCCTCACGAAGTACATCCAGGAGTTCAACATCAGCCCCAGCGAGGCCGTCGCCACCGCGTTGCTGTACGGCATCCGCGCCGAGACGCTGGATTTCAAACGCGAGACGACGCCCGCCGACCTGACCGCCGCGGCGTACCTCTACCCGTTCGCCGACCACGACACGCTCGAACAGGTGGAGTCGCCGTCGATGTCGCCGGAGACGCTGGACGTCCTCGCGGAGGCCATCCAGAACCGCGACGTGCAGGGGAGCCACCTCGTCTCGAACGCCGGGTTCATCCGCGACAGGGACGCGTTGGGACAGGCGGCCCAGCACCTCCTCAATCTGGAGGGCGTGACGACGACGGCCGTCTTCGGCATCGTCGACAACAACATCTACCTCTCGGCGCGGTCGAAGGACATCCGGATGAACATCGGCAACGTCCTGCAGGACGCCTTCCAGGGTATCGGCGAGGCGGGCGGCCACTCCACGCAGGGCGACGTCGAGATTCCGCTCGGCATCTTCACCGGCATCGAAACCTCCGAGGACAACCGCGACACCCTACTCCAACTCACCGAGGAGGCGGTGCGAAAGAAACTGTTCGCGGCGATGGGCGTCGAGAGCGAGAGCGGAAACGGAAACTAAAACCGAAACCGAGGGCGAGAGCGGCCGAATCCGAATCCGAGTTCGAGTCGAGTTCCGCTCCGGTTCAGGCGACGACCGTCTCCTCTTCCTCTTCGGAGTGTTTCAGACGCTCGATCACATCGTTGACGAGGATGACGTCGCCGACGGCGCGGACCCAGCGGTAGGGGAGCAGCACGCCTTTTCCGGATTCGATCCGGGTGCCGAACAGTTCGTTGTTGAGTCTACCGAGCGCGAGTCCGGTCACGGTCTGTCGGTCGAGGTCGAGGCGGATGTCCTCGACCTCCCCGACGAAGACGCCGTTGTTCGAGTAGACCTCGCGCCCGACGAGCGTCGTCAGCTCTTCGGGAGTCCCGTCCATGTGGATTCTCTTGAGGCCATCCGCCTTAATTGTTCGTAGCGCCGCGGGTGCGAGGGTCGGCGTCGGAGGAGAGAGCGGCAGACGGCCGTCTGACGCGGCCTCGACCGTGGATGGAACCGACCTCGGGTCGCTCGGCTCCGGTCTCGCCGTCCCGGGGTTTATAGGTGAAACGGTCGAACGACGTGGCAACTGATGGCATCGAACTCACGGAAGCGGTTCGCCGACCCCGCGGCGGACGACGACGCGAACTACGACTACGTGAACGACGACGTCGAGCGGCCGGGGATGGTCGACGACCTCGAATCGCTGGTCGACGGCGAGGTGCGCTTCGACACCTACTCGCGGGAACTGTACGCGACGGACGCGTCGGCGTACGAACAGACGCCCATCGGCGTGGTCATGCCCGCGTCGACCGACGACGTGGCCGCGACGATGGAGTACTGCGCGAGGCGGGAGATTCCGGTCCTCCCGCGCGGCGGGGGGACGAGTCTCGCCGGGCAGACGGTCAACCGCGCCGTCGTCCTCGACCTGATGACGAACATGGACGCCGTCCGCGACGTCGACCCCGACGCCGCGACGGCGACGGCGCAGGCGGGCGTCCGACTGGGCGACCTGAACGCCGAACTGAAACCGTACGGCCTGAAGTTCGCCCCCGACCCGGCGTGGGGCGACAAGTCGGCGCTCGGCGGCGCCGTCGGTAACAACTCCACGGGCGCGCACTCGCTGAAGTACGGCAAGACCGACTACTACCTCGAATCGGCTGAGGTGGTGCTCGCCGACGGCACCGTGACGACGTTCGGCGAGGTGGAAGTCGAGACGCTCCGCGAGGAGGGCGACCCCGACGGGTCGACGGAGGAGCGCATCTACGCCGAGGTTGCGCGGGTGTTGGACGAGGAGGCCGACGAGATTTCGGAGCGCTATCCGGACCTGAAGCGGAACGTCTCGGGGTACAACCTCGACATGCTGGTCGACGAGATGCGCGGGGAGCGCCGCCTCCCGGACGACTCCGGCGTCGACCCCGAAAGCGAACCGGGGACGGTGAACCTCGCCAGACTCCTCGCCGGGTCGGAAGGGACGCTCGGCGTCGTCACGGAGGCGACCGTCTCGCTCGAATCCGTTCCGAACACCGCCGCCGTGGCGCTGCTGACGTACGACGACGTGGTCGACGCGATGGAGGACGTCGCCCCCATCCTCGAACACGGTCCGGCGGCCGTCGAGGTGATGGACGACGTGCTCCTCGGACTCGCCGGCGAGACGCCCGAGTTCGAGGAGGTGGTCGGGATGCTGCCCGAGGGGACCGACTCGGTCCTCCTCGTGGAGTTCTACGCCGAGGACGACGAGCACGGCCGCCAGCAGGTGGCGGACCTCGTCGCCGACCGGGTGCCCGGCGGGGTGAGCGAGGCCGAGCCATCGGCGGGCGCGGCGGAGACGACGGCGAAGGCGCACACCGCCGTCGCGGCGATGGAGGCGCACGACGCCGAGACGCGCGCGAAGTTCTGGAAGATGCGCAAGTCCGGCCTCCCCATCCTCCTCTCGCGGACCACGGACGAGAAGCACATCGCCTACATCGAGGACACCGCCATCCCCGCGGAGAACCTCCCGGCGTACGTCGCGGAGTTCCAAGAGATTCTGGAGAAACACGACACGTTCGCCTCCTACTACGCCCACGCCGGACCGGGCGTCCTCCACATCCGGCCGCTGGTGAGCACGAAGACCGTCGAGGGCGT
Protein-coding regions in this window:
- a CDS encoding Lrp/AsnC family transcriptional regulator; translation: MDERDIRLLKAISDLETGSPERLHEETDIPVSTIHYRLNNLRDAGIIKNDLYDIDLEKVGLGVTVLVELLTDYSGPHHTFQDKILDVEGVTQAYFTMGETDFIVVAHLSGREMVERLITDFEQIDEVERTNSTFVVSTLRDSSRVLQNYELETLLDELLEDE
- a CDS encoding DHH family phosphoesterase — its product is MSAGVTISSMSTYAILGCGSVGHAVAEELTEEGKDVLILDKDESRVEALRDQDLNAQTTDISEPEVADDVGGRDVILILSSDVEANKAAVSAIRERGGEQFIVVRASDPVSEDELAELGADVVINPSEVIADSALRSLESGELEYKARQLADLLESTEGTLAILTHDNPDPDSIASAAALQAIAAEYDVEADILYDGEMGHQENRAFVNLLGIDLLRLSDAPDLASYGAVALVDHMKSGEPDIGTEVDVFIDHFEPSEVIDPAFIDVRPNVSSTSTILTKYIQEFNISPSEAVATALLYGIRAETLDFKRETTPADLTAAAYLYPFADHDTLEQVESPSMSPETLDVLAEAIQNRDVQGSHLVSNAGFIRDRDALGQAAQHLLNLEGVTTTAVFGIVDNNIYLSARSKDIRMNIGNVLQDAFQGIGEAGGHSTQGDVEIPLGIFTGIETSEDNRDTLLQLTEEAVRKKLFAAMGVESESGNGN
- a CDS encoding PRC-barrel domain-containing protein, yielding MDGTPEELTTLVGREVYSNNGVFVGEVEDIRLDLDRQTVTGLALGRLNNELFGTRIESGKGVLLPYRWVRAVGDVILVNDVIERLKHSEEEEETVVA